The following coding sequences are from one Candidatus Nitronereus thalassa window:
- a CDS encoding c-type cytochrome produces MVSFGETGHGSFHLGRVATDKEVRAWDIDVAPDGAGLPVGSGAVDEGAKVYAEQCASCHGATGVEGPMPKLVGGQGTLATDHPVKTIGSHWPYATTVFDYIQRAMPFTSPQSLNPSQVYAVVAWLLFRNGLIGPDVVMNQKTLPKVRMLHRDGFVPDPRPDVNPPKPPSKSTPAPTLGEIDFPISGSRKAQQQFLRGVLLLHSFEYDDAQAAFQKAQQIDQDFAMAYWGEAMTLNHPLWDEQYYDAARQVLARLGSTEEERMAKAPTEREKGYLHAIHALYGEGDKVARDYAYAERMRILSERYPKDHEAATFYALALLGTAQGERDSKVYLQAAEIAESVFRQNPRHPGAVHYMIHAYDDPEHAFLGLRAARTYSQIAPAAPHAQHMPSHIFMALGMWDDVVKANEISWKASEARRKEKGLGVSERSYHTLYWLMYAYLQQGRIEEAKQLLDMVHEDAAQDGSPYIKGSLAAMRGTFIVESEQWDVRGLDEDRSGLRFSGVANEMFAIGLSGVKTQALDQARQALGKLRELINSAEATHSSGQILSARVMKKQLSALLLVVEGNVKQGLALLKEATQLADTIPFDYGPPFPVKPAHELYGEVLLETGRVNSAKAQFNLALARAPKRALSLKGLAASTN; encoded by the coding sequence ATGGTGAGTTTTGGTGAAACTGGCCACGGTAGCTTTCATCTGGGGCGGGTTGCGACAGATAAAGAAGTACGTGCATGGGATATTGATGTGGCCCCGGATGGTGCGGGGTTGCCTGTAGGAAGTGGGGCAGTGGATGAAGGCGCGAAGGTGTATGCTGAGCAATGTGCGAGTTGCCATGGGGCTACTGGTGTGGAAGGGCCTATGCCTAAACTGGTGGGCGGTCAAGGGACGCTAGCCACGGATCATCCGGTGAAAACCATTGGCAGTCATTGGCCGTATGCCACTACGGTGTTCGATTATATTCAACGGGCCATGCCCTTTACCTCACCGCAATCGTTGAATCCCAGCCAAGTCTATGCTGTGGTGGCCTGGTTGCTGTTTCGCAATGGCTTGATTGGGCCAGATGTCGTGATGAATCAAAAAACATTGCCGAAAGTGCGCATGCTGCATCGCGATGGGTTTGTACCTGACCCTCGGCCTGATGTGAATCCACCGAAGCCTCCTTCCAAATCAACTCCCGCTCCTACTCTGGGCGAAATAGATTTTCCGATATCTGGATCTCGTAAGGCTCAGCAACAATTTCTTCGAGGCGTTCTGTTACTCCATAGCTTCGAATATGATGACGCGCAGGCGGCGTTTCAAAAGGCGCAACAGATTGATCAAGATTTTGCCATGGCCTATTGGGGTGAGGCGATGACGTTGAATCATCCCCTTTGGGATGAGCAATATTATGATGCCGCCAGACAGGTGCTTGCTCGATTGGGGTCTACCGAGGAAGAGCGAATGGCCAAGGCACCCACAGAACGTGAGAAAGGTTACTTACATGCCATCCATGCCTTGTATGGTGAAGGCGATAAGGTGGCAAGAGACTATGCCTATGCTGAGCGAATGAGGATTCTGAGTGAGCGATATCCAAAGGATCATGAAGCCGCGACCTTTTATGCGCTGGCCTTATTGGGGACGGCGCAAGGGGAACGTGACTCCAAAGTTTATCTTCAGGCTGCGGAGATTGCCGAGTCGGTGTTTCGACAGAATCCACGGCATCCTGGCGCGGTTCATTACATGATCCATGCGTATGATGATCCGGAGCATGCTTTCTTGGGGCTTCGTGCAGCCAGGACCTATTCGCAGATTGCACCGGCTGCTCCACATGCCCAGCATATGCCGTCACATATTTTTATGGCCTTAGGCATGTGGGATGACGTGGTCAAGGCCAACGAAATCAGTTGGAAGGCAAGCGAAGCGCGTCGGAAGGAAAAAGGCTTGGGTGTAAGTGAGCGTTCCTATCATACCTTGTATTGGCTGATGTATGCCTACTTACAACAAGGCCGCATTGAAGAGGCCAAGCAATTGTTAGATATGGTCCACGAAGATGCGGCACAGGACGGTTCCCCGTATATCAAAGGCTCTCTGGCGGCGATGCGAGGAACCTTCATTGTTGAGAGCGAGCAATGGGATGTTCGCGGGTTGGATGAAGATCGTTCTGGGCTTCGATTTTCTGGGGTTGCCAACGAAATGTTTGCGATTGGGTTGAGTGGGGTCAAGACCCAAGCTTTAGATCAAGCTCGTCAGGCATTGGGCAAACTTCGTGAGTTGATTAATTCGGCAGAAGCCACTCATTCCTCTGGGCAAATTTTGTCGGCTCGGGTAATGAAGAAACAGCTCTCAGCCCTGCTTCTTGTAGTTGAAGGCAATGTCAAACAAGGATTGGCGTTATTAAAAGAAGCCACGCAGTTGGCGGATACCATTCCGTTTGATTACGGCCCACCGTTTCCTGTGAAGCCGGCGCATGAGTTATATGGAGAAGTCTTGTTGGAAACTGGAAGAGTGAATTCAGCCAAGGCGCAGTTCAATCTTGCGTTGGCTCGCGCACCCAAGCGTGCCTTATCGCTCAAAGGGTTGGCGGCTTCCACAAACTAG
- a CDS encoding DUF2235 domain-containing protein, with the protein MAVKYTYHSDLDQISKGTRNVVLCIDGTWNDPTDSSEQGRGHTNVYRLSQALDRNAKNQFVRYFPGVGNQQDNSVLGQFFGGVFGTGGNQIRDYAYTVLATNYRPGDRIFIFGFSRGAAIARMLAMKIHQEGIPESITVVKDYQGQFEDYESHGKAHHIDVEMLGVWDTVASFGIPVNLFGIPFQKINLFRDFTIAKNIKKAYHLLAIDENRDPFEPTLMNHDPKRVKEVWFAGVHSDVGGGYDKRRLADVPLRYMIQCAQKHGLVFHPGALEEIPENPQGAGVLHAHKKRFLDYKMGARKIAVQRGNKLIKTIQPIIHESVVNRVKTMGKKYHPINLAAIRDKYQVVS; encoded by the coding sequence ATGGCAGTGAAGTATACGTACCACAGCGATCTCGATCAGATCAGTAAAGGAACGCGCAACGTTGTGTTGTGTATCGATGGAACCTGGAACGATCCTACGGACAGTTCTGAGCAGGGGCGGGGGCATACGAATGTCTATCGACTCAGTCAAGCCTTGGATCGGAATGCCAAGAATCAGTTCGTGCGATATTTTCCAGGTGTGGGGAATCAACAGGACAATAGTGTTCTCGGCCAATTTTTCGGGGGAGTCTTTGGTACAGGCGGGAACCAAATTCGCGATTACGCCTATACCGTGCTGGCCACTAATTACCGTCCAGGCGATCGAATTTTCATTTTTGGATTTAGTCGGGGCGCGGCTATCGCACGGATGCTCGCCATGAAAATCCATCAGGAAGGAATTCCAGAGTCCATTACCGTTGTGAAGGATTATCAAGGCCAGTTTGAGGATTATGAATCCCATGGCAAAGCGCACCACATCGATGTTGAGATGTTAGGGGTGTGGGATACTGTGGCTTCCTTTGGCATTCCAGTGAATCTCTTTGGTATTCCCTTTCAAAAAATCAATCTCTTCCGGGATTTCACGATCGCCAAGAATATAAAGAAGGCCTATCATTTGCTTGCGATTGATGAAAACCGTGATCCGTTTGAGCCCACCCTCATGAATCATGATCCCAAGAGGGTCAAAGAGGTATGGTTTGCTGGGGTGCATTCTGATGTAGGGGGAGGGTACGACAAGCGTCGATTAGCCGATGTGCCACTGCGCTATATGATTCAATGTGCTCAAAAACACGGCTTGGTCTTTCATCCCGGTGCATTGGAAGAAATCCCTGAAAATCCTCAGGGTGCTGGTGTGCTGCATGCGCATAAAAAGCGTTTCTTGGATTACAAAATGGGCGCACGGAAGATAGCTGTGCAGAGAGGGAACAAGCTGATCAAGACTATTCAACCGATAATTCACGAGTCTGTAGTCAATCGGGTTAAAACCATGGGGAAAAAATATCATCCCATAAATCTTGCAGCGATCAGAGATAAATACCAAGTGGTATCGTAG
- a CDS encoding uracil-DNA glycosylase family protein, which yields MKNTFKTLLNEVDSCDVCKPYLPLGPRPVIQLHPKASILIAGQAPGKKVHESGIPFDDPSGDRLREWMGVDREAFYDATKIAILPMGFCYPGTGKSGDLPPRPECAQTWRAQLLAQVPHLQLTLVIGQYAQDYHLANLTYKTLTETVKAWKTFWPTHLPLPHPSPRNNIWLKRNPWFQEELLPILQSRTRKLLSP from the coding sequence ATGAAGAACACGTTCAAAACTCTTCTGAATGAAGTCGACTCCTGTGACGTATGTAAACCATACCTGCCCCTGGGGCCACGGCCGGTGATTCAACTCCATCCCAAAGCTTCCATTTTAATTGCGGGACAAGCGCCGGGAAAAAAGGTTCATGAATCGGGAATTCCGTTCGATGACCCCAGTGGAGATCGCCTTCGGGAATGGATGGGGGTTGATCGAGAGGCTTTTTATGACGCTACAAAAATTGCGATATTGCCAATGGGCTTCTGTTATCCGGGAACCGGGAAATCCGGAGATCTTCCCCCAAGGCCAGAATGTGCACAAACCTGGCGTGCGCAGTTATTGGCTCAAGTACCTCACCTGCAACTCACATTGGTGATAGGACAATATGCCCAGGATTACCATCTTGCCAATTTGACATATAAGACCCTCACCGAGACCGTCAAAGCCTGGAAAACATTTTGGCCGACTCATTTGCCGCTCCCTCACCCCAGCCCTCGCAATAATATCTGGCTTAAACGCAACCCGTGGTTCCAGGAAGAACTCTTACCAATTCTTCAATCCAGAACTCGAAAATTGTTAAGTCCTTAA
- a CDS encoding carbonic anhydrase, which translates to MTARLLDLSPAVSRFFLLARLLILMSFGLEIGPSQAGQEIPQSKPHSGTLGHRPTLTAQWKYLGVEGPEHWSMLTPEYRTCEEGRQQSPINITMTHHGHAPETLEFHYQTSELHELNNGHTIQVSHTSGCHVNLNHRRYQLRQFHFHAPSEHHIEGKTFPMEMHLVHQDTQGHVLVIAIMLKIGAEEPVLQNLWTWLPKQIGQEVSIPLSLSIADILPKHTRHFSYSGSLTTPPCTEGIQWIVLEGPILISQKDVDQFVDIIGHNARPIQPLGNRHIDKR; encoded by the coding sequence ATGACCGCTCGACTTCTTGACCTTTCTCCAGCCGTATCACGATTTTTTCTTTTGGCCCGACTCCTCATTCTCATGAGCTTTGGATTGGAAATCGGACCAAGCCAGGCCGGACAAGAAATCCCCCAATCCAAACCTCACTCCGGCACACTTGGCCATCGGCCAACACTTACAGCGCAATGGAAATATCTTGGCGTAGAAGGTCCTGAACATTGGAGTATGCTCACGCCGGAATATCGAACGTGTGAAGAAGGAAGACAACAGTCCCCCATCAACATCACCATGACTCACCATGGCCATGCTCCTGAAACTTTGGAGTTTCATTATCAGACCTCGGAACTTCACGAGTTGAATAACGGCCATACCATTCAGGTCTCACACACTTCGGGATGTCACGTAAATCTCAATCACCGTCGGTATCAATTGCGCCAATTTCATTTTCATGCACCAAGTGAGCACCACATCGAAGGAAAGACATTCCCTATGGAAATGCATTTGGTCCATCAGGATACGCAAGGACATGTTCTTGTCATTGCCATCATGCTGAAGATCGGCGCCGAAGAGCCCGTACTCCAAAATCTCTGGACCTGGCTTCCCAAACAAATTGGGCAGGAAGTCTCCATCCCTCTGAGCCTGAGCATTGCGGATATTCTCCCGAAACATACCCGCCATTTTTCCTATTCAGGATCCTTAACCACCCCACCCTGCACCGAAGGCATCCAATGGATCGTGCTTGAGGGTCCCATTCTCATTTCGCAAAAGGATGTCGATCAATTCGTGGACATTATTGGACATAACGCCCGACCGATTCAGCCATTAGGCAATCGGCACATCGACAAACGATGA
- a CDS encoding glyoxalase superfamily protein, whose amino-acid sequence MPEKSAQFLRATPVLRVANYPKARAYYVDKLGFQVAEEGGDPARFGIIQRGRCILFLDSWHEGKESSGQVWDAYIHVSNLQELFKEFESAGATIARPITKTVYDMLEFEITDPDGNRLCFGEDTDPATCS is encoded by the coding sequence ATGCCTGAAAAATCCGCTCAATTTCTTCGAGCAACTCCGGTATTACGAGTGGCAAACTACCCTAAAGCTCGGGCGTATTATGTTGACAAGCTAGGATTTCAAGTAGCGGAAGAAGGTGGCGACCCAGCACGATTCGGAATTATTCAACGCGGGAGATGTATTCTGTTTCTCGATTCCTGGCATGAGGGCAAAGAAAGTTCAGGGCAAGTCTGGGATGCCTATATCCACGTCTCCAATCTGCAAGAACTTTTTAAAGAGTTTGAATCAGCCGGAGCGACTATCGCCCGTCCTATTACCAAAACCGTCTACGATATGCTGGAATTCGAGATCACGGATCCAGATGGGAATCGTTTATGTTTTGGTGAAGATACTGATCCAGCAACTTGTTCTTAA
- a CDS encoding glyoxalase superfamily protein, translating to MNLTHCAVPILRIFDVDKTREFYIDYLGFQVDWQHQFEVDTPLYMQISRDKLKLHLSEHVGDCTPGSAVFIEISNIEELHKELAAKNYKYFRPGIEIAPWNAKIMELIDPFGNKLRFTQDD from the coding sequence GTGAACCTCACCCATTGCGCCGTTCCCATTCTCAGGATTTTTGACGTCGACAAAACACGAGAATTCTATATCGACTATTTGGGTTTTCAAGTCGATTGGCAACATCAATTTGAAGTAGACACACCCCTCTACATGCAGATTTCACGGGATAAGCTCAAGTTACATCTTTCCGAGCACGTGGGTGATTGCACACCCGGTTCAGCAGTATTTATCGAAATCAGTAATATTGAAGAACTTCATAAGGAACTCGCAGCAAAAAATTACAAATATTTTCGCCCCGGCATTGAAATCGCGCCGTGGAACGCCAAAATCATGGAATTAATCGATCCATTTGGTAACAAACTTCGCTTCACGCAAGATGATTGA
- the soxC gene encoding sulfite dehydrogenase yields the protein MSEQSLPMVADDRPEGTSRPKDPPNRRAFLLGASSLLGLTAASLLLTPRIGSTQEVPVDPTKVPGALASEYGTRSRFEQSQRLTKPQRSRTPLQDLYGIITPSALHFERHHNGVPLIDPSRHRLLVHGLVEHPMIFTMDELKRFPATSRIAFVECSGNSGKEWKGPKGTTVQEIHGLTSTSEWTGVRLSTVLQAAHLNPQATWMLAEGSDAAAMTRSVPLDRVMDEALLCYAQNGEPIRPEQGYPLRLLLPGWEGNTCIKWLRRLKLVDSPMMTREETSKYTDLMPDGTARQFTFDMEAKSVITNPSGGQQLTEKGFTEIRGLAWSGRGVITKVEVSLDGGKTWNAAELQTPILPKCHTRFRFAWEWNGQEAILQSRCMDETGYLQPTLKQLINVRGTNSYYHNNAIQSWKIDKDGHVHNVQA from the coding sequence ATGAGCGAACAATCTCTTCCTATGGTTGCCGATGACCGTCCGGAGGGTACAAGCCGTCCCAAAGACCCGCCGAATCGGCGCGCATTTTTGTTGGGGGCCAGTTCGCTTCTAGGTTTGACTGCTGCGAGTTTGCTGTTGACCCCACGGATCGGTTCCACCCAAGAAGTGCCTGTGGATCCTACAAAAGTTCCTGGAGCGCTTGCCTCGGAATATGGGACAAGGTCCCGATTCGAGCAATCCCAACGATTGACGAAACCTCAACGGTCGCGCACGCCATTGCAAGACTTGTATGGTATCATTACTCCCTCTGCCCTCCATTTTGAACGCCATCATAATGGCGTGCCCCTCATCGACCCCAGCCGTCATCGTTTATTAGTGCATGGGCTGGTGGAACACCCCATGATCTTTACGATGGATGAGTTGAAGCGCTTTCCCGCCACTTCACGGATCGCCTTTGTGGAATGCTCAGGAAACAGTGGTAAAGAATGGAAAGGGCCAAAAGGAACAACGGTTCAGGAAATTCACGGGCTCACGAGTACCAGTGAATGGACGGGAGTTCGGCTTTCCACGGTGTTGCAAGCAGCACATCTCAACCCCCAAGCCACTTGGATGCTTGCCGAAGGCAGCGATGCCGCAGCCATGACGCGAAGTGTGCCCTTGGACCGGGTCATGGACGAAGCCTTGTTGTGCTACGCGCAAAACGGCGAACCGATTCGTCCGGAACAAGGTTATCCCCTTCGCTTATTGTTGCCCGGGTGGGAAGGCAATACCTGCATTAAGTGGTTGCGGCGATTAAAGCTGGTGGACTCTCCCATGATGACGCGAGAAGAAACTTCGAAATATACGGATTTGATGCCTGATGGCACCGCACGTCAATTCACATTCGACATGGAAGCCAAGTCCGTGATTACGAATCCGTCCGGTGGTCAACAATTAACGGAAAAAGGGTTCACCGAAATCCGAGGTCTTGCCTGGAGTGGTCGAGGTGTGATTACAAAAGTAGAGGTGAGTCTTGATGGAGGAAAAACCTGGAATGCCGCTGAATTGCAGACACCTATATTACCCAAATGTCACACTAGATTTCGCTTTGCCTGGGAATGGAACGGGCAAGAAGCCATTCTTCAAAGCCGTTGCATGGATGAAACCGGTTACCTACAACCTACATTGAAACAACTCATCAACGTTCGCGGAACTAACTCTTATTACCATAACAACGCCATCCAAAGTTGGAAAATAGATAAAGATGGGCATGTGCATAATGTCCAAGCGTGA
- a CDS encoding tetratricopeptide repeat protein: MAIKQWIEALSLCGLLTFGLTACEEAKTPWDLHKDAGELRMQQGRFQEAEDELKAALQEAEKFGEQDSRLPQTLTKLAVLYDVQGDYDKAEPLLRRAVDLHRKNLKANDPELAISLSNLGALYHAQKQYDKAEPLFLEALGVREGALGNDHLDVVLDLKNLAGVHAARQQYAQAEPFLVRALAITEKNVGPDDPILVEHLNNLALLYRAQQRYDQALPLLQRAISINEKAFGMESPGLIGSLNNLALIHITQEAFPKAEILLKRVVSITELSFGPDNPRLAPSLTNLAELYRNMSQFDKAISLLERALKINEEKFGPDDAKVANLLNNLALLYFNQEQYDKAEPLMKRALAINKKTMGEEHPTVARTLKNYAALLRKTQRAAEADNLEAQAEGILKNRSSARNRDL, translated from the coding sequence ATGGCAATCAAGCAATGGATTGAGGCCTTGAGCCTCTGTGGGCTGTTGACCTTCGGACTCACCGCCTGCGAGGAAGCTAAGACCCCGTGGGACCTGCATAAAGATGCTGGAGAACTACGGATGCAGCAAGGCCGATTCCAGGAAGCAGAAGACGAGTTAAAGGCCGCACTTCAAGAGGCTGAGAAATTTGGCGAACAAGACAGCCGATTACCGCAAACCCTCACGAAGCTCGCGGTTCTTTACGACGTGCAAGGCGACTATGACAAAGCCGAGCCCCTTCTTCGCCGAGCGGTTGATCTACACCGTAAAAATTTGAAGGCCAACGATCCGGAACTCGCAATCAGTTTGAGCAACCTGGGCGCACTTTACCATGCTCAAAAACAATACGACAAAGCCGAACCGTTGTTTTTGGAAGCCTTGGGCGTTCGGGAAGGAGCGCTAGGCAATGATCATCTCGATGTCGTGTTGGATCTCAAAAATTTGGCTGGAGTCCATGCCGCCCGACAACAGTACGCTCAAGCCGAGCCCTTCCTGGTTCGCGCCTTAGCCATTACGGAAAAAAATGTGGGACCGGATGATCCGATACTGGTGGAGCACCTCAACAACCTCGCGTTATTGTATCGAGCGCAACAACGATACGACCAAGCCCTGCCACTTCTTCAACGGGCCATTAGCATTAATGAAAAGGCATTTGGGATGGAAAGCCCTGGGTTGATCGGCAGTCTTAATAATTTGGCCCTGATTCATATCACGCAAGAAGCCTTCCCCAAAGCAGAAATCTTGCTCAAACGCGTCGTCAGCATCACGGAATTATCGTTCGGCCCCGACAATCCACGACTCGCGCCAAGCCTCACAAATTTGGCGGAACTATATCGCAACATGAGCCAGTTCGATAAGGCCATTAGCCTCCTCGAACGTGCGCTTAAAATAAACGAAGAAAAATTTGGACCCGATGACGCCAAGGTCGCCAATCTGTTAAATAATTTGGCCCTTCTGTATTTTAATCAGGAACAATACGACAAAGCCGAGCCTTTGATGAAACGTGCTTTAGCAATCAATAAAAAAACAATGGGCGAAGAGCATCCGACCGTGGCACGAACCCTTAAAAACTACGCGGCCCTCCTTCGAAAAACACAGCGTGCTGCCGAAGCGGATAACCTTGAGGCCCAAGCGGAAGGCATCCTCAAAAACAGGAGCAGCGCCAGGAATCGTGATCTCTAA
- a CDS encoding class I SAM-dependent methyltransferase — protein sequence MTNTPNIEAVKSKMKSTWESGDYGAFAKYMEPGAIEILASWNIAPGEKMLDVGCGAGQTAIPAAKNGVHVVGVDIASNLIEQAKNRAQAEGVDAKFEEGDAEQLNFPDASFDVVISLIGAMFAPQPEKVASELLRVCRPGGRIIMGNWTPQGLPGQMFKTIGKYIPPPPGVQPPPLWGDEETVRQRLGEGTSSLKLTRRLYPSWHYPFPPEKVVDFFGQFFGPIHRAFNTLDEKSKTAIRQDIENLFSQFNLATDGTTLLKAEFLEVEATRI from the coding sequence ATGACAAACACACCAAACATTGAAGCTGTGAAATCCAAAATGAAATCCACGTGGGAATCTGGAGACTATGGGGCATTTGCCAAGTATATGGAACCCGGTGCCATCGAGATTTTAGCTTCCTGGAATATTGCTCCTGGCGAAAAAATGCTCGATGTGGGATGCGGCGCTGGGCAGACAGCGATTCCGGCGGCGAAGAATGGTGTTCATGTGGTAGGGGTGGATATTGCTTCAAACTTGATTGAACAGGCCAAAAATCGCGCTCAAGCCGAGGGGGTGGATGCCAAATTTGAAGAAGGCGATGCCGAACAATTGAACTTTCCAGATGCCTCCTTTGATGTGGTGATCAGTCTGATCGGCGCCATGTTTGCACCACAACCAGAAAAGGTGGCGAGTGAACTTCTCCGTGTCTGTCGGCCAGGTGGCCGCATCATCATGGGCAACTGGACACCCCAAGGCCTACCCGGCCAAATGTTCAAAACCATTGGAAAGTATATTCCGCCTCCTCCAGGTGTTCAGCCCCCACCGCTATGGGGCGATGAAGAAACCGTTCGCCAGCGACTTGGGGAAGGCACAAGTAGTCTGAAGCTAACGCGAAGGCTTTACCCTTCTTGGCATTACCCTTTTCCGCCAGAAAAAGTCGTCGACTTTTTCGGCCAATTCTTTGGTCCCATCCATCGAGCCTTTAATACCCTAGATGAAAAATCTAAAACCGCAATACGACAAGACATTGAAAACCTTTTTTCTCAATTCAACCTAGCCACGGATGGCACCACCCTATTAAAAGCGGAATTTTTAGAAGTCGAGGCAACTCGAATTTAG
- a CDS encoding glycoside hydrolase family 15 protein translates to MPYQPIENYGLIGNMRTTALVGMNGSIDWFCFPHFDSPSIFAAILDDHKGGRFQILPHTPNAKHKQFYWPDTNVLVTRFLSAQGVGQIIDFMPVGLKETDLGYHGIIRRVQAIRGSLRFKLVCVPSFNYARDPHTTTLTADGVCFEANGLSLRLGSTIPLQQEGTGVTAEFELQEGHELSFSLQEIERNSDCCVAVSQEQAEDLFHQTVAYWRRWLAKCTYRGRWREMVYRSALTLKMLTFEPTGAIVASPTCSLPEGIGGPRNWDYRYTWIRDAAFTLYGLLRIGFTAEAEKFMHWLEARCHELKPDGSLQIMYGIDGRHELPEITLDHLEGYRQSTPVRVGNGAYDQLQLDIYGELLDSVYLYNKYGSPISYDLWKHLRRLINWVCDNWQRPDEGVWEVRGGQQHFLYSKLMCWVALDRGLRLADKRSFPADRERWLKTRDTIYEEIMEKGWSHSRRAFVQRYGSETLDAANLMMPLVFFVSPTDPRMLNTLDAINQPPERGGLVANALVYRYNVNETEDGLDGEEGTFNICTFWLVEALTRAGRTDEARLMFEQMIGYANHLGLYAEETGHHGEGLGNFPQAFTHLALISAAFNLDRALGSKG, encoded by the coding sequence ATGCCTTACCAACCCATTGAAAATTACGGTCTTATCGGCAATATGCGAACCACGGCCTTGGTGGGCATGAATGGGTCCATCGACTGGTTTTGCTTCCCCCATTTCGACTCTCCAAGTATTTTTGCCGCGATTTTGGATGATCACAAAGGGGGACGGTTTCAGATTCTTCCCCATACGCCCAATGCCAAACACAAACAATTTTATTGGCCAGACACCAATGTGCTCGTCACACGATTTCTCTCGGCCCAGGGCGTAGGGCAAATCATTGACTTCATGCCTGTGGGGCTTAAGGAAACGGACTTGGGCTATCATGGAATCATTCGCCGTGTACAAGCAATCCGTGGGAGCCTGAGGTTTAAACTCGTATGCGTTCCCTCTTTCAACTACGCCAGGGATCCGCACACTACCACCCTCACCGCGGATGGCGTGTGTTTCGAAGCCAACGGGTTAAGCCTTCGCTTGGGCTCCACCATCCCCTTGCAACAAGAGGGGACGGGCGTGACGGCCGAGTTTGAACTACAAGAAGGGCATGAGTTGAGTTTTTCACTTCAGGAAATCGAACGAAACAGCGACTGTTGTGTGGCCGTTTCTCAAGAGCAAGCCGAAGACCTCTTTCATCAAACGGTAGCGTATTGGCGCCGATGGCTGGCAAAATGCACCTATCGCGGTCGATGGAGGGAAATGGTCTATCGTTCGGCACTCACGCTCAAAATGCTCACGTTTGAACCTACCGGCGCCATCGTGGCCTCCCCCACTTGTAGTCTTCCCGAGGGAATTGGGGGACCTCGGAATTGGGACTACCGGTACACTTGGATTCGCGATGCTGCCTTTACCTTATACGGCCTATTGCGAATTGGATTCACCGCCGAGGCGGAAAAATTCATGCATTGGCTGGAAGCGCGCTGTCATGAATTGAAGCCCGACGGCTCACTCCAAATCATGTATGGCATCGATGGTCGTCACGAACTTCCCGAAATCACGCTAGACCATCTGGAAGGGTATCGACAATCCACACCGGTTCGTGTGGGGAACGGCGCCTACGACCAACTGCAACTGGATATTTATGGCGAACTGCTGGATTCAGTCTACCTCTACAATAAATACGGCTCCCCCATTTCCTATGATCTGTGGAAACACTTACGTCGCTTAATTAATTGGGTCTGTGACAATTGGCAAAGACCAGACGAAGGCGTGTGGGAAGTGCGTGGAGGGCAGCAACATTTTCTCTACTCCAAACTCATGTGCTGGGTGGCTTTGGATCGAGGGTTGCGGCTCGCGGACAAACGATCGTTTCCTGCAGATCGGGAGCGATGGCTCAAAACTCGCGATACGATTTATGAAGAGATTATGGAAAAGGGATGGAGCCATTCCCGTCGCGCTTTTGTCCAACGGTACGGAAGCGAAACGTTGGATGCCGCCAATCTCATGATGCCCCTGGTCTTTTTCGTGTCCCCCACAGACCCTCGCATGTTGAACACGTTAGATGCGATCAACCAACCTCCCGAGCGTGGTGGACTTGTGGCCAACGCGTTAGTCTATCGATACAACGTAAACGAAACCGAAGATGGGCTCGATGGCGAAGAAGGGACGTTTAATATTTGCACATTCTGGCTTGTTGAAGCATTGACTCGTGCAGGTCGGACGGATGAAGCGCGGCTCATGTTCGAACAAATGATCGGATACGCCAATCACCTTGGCCTTTATGCCGAAGAAACCGGTCATCACGGAGAAGGCCTCGGGAATTTCCCCCAGGCATTTACACATCTGGCACTCATCAGCGCCGCATTTAACCTCGATCGTGCCTTAGGGTCAAAGGGATAG